The following are from one region of the Pocillopora verrucosa isolate sample1 chromosome 3, ASM3666991v2, whole genome shotgun sequence genome:
- the LOC136279319 gene encoding adenosine receptor A3-like, whose translation MDLNTWNMFWRLCFGFLATLIVAGNILNIWMFSKLRRRKRSSFLLIGLGAADLLVGGLAIPLFIAAFESASITTWRVFYIVDMFTSTSSIYTLAVISLERMFSVGWPYRHRTANFRIYICAISIPWIIAAIFTVLTDVYLNFIIRDRVIYFLVLFPVTPLLVMCVAYFVIWRKQKSPICNHNNIIRETKLANTLLLITGASVFTWLPFQIINILVNLHVFPSFSHLQLTVFIIRVLQYSNSFVNVIIYPLRIPEFKNFLLHLLRCCVGPHQIFRARVLPSAESGSVVSLVRFTSRQFLSPSSEQESAV comes from the coding sequence ATGGATCTCAACACATGGAATATGTTCTGGAGGTTatgttttggatttttggcaACTTTGATCGTTGCTGGAAATATTCTAAACATCTGGATGTTTTCTAAGCTGAGACGCCGAAAGCGTTCCTCATTTCTTCTGATCGGTTTGGGCGCGGCTGATTTACTGGTTGGAGGACTGGCCATTCCTCTTTTCATAGCGGCATTTGAATCAGCTTCAATAACAACATGGCGTGTTTTCTACATTGTTGACATGTTTACAAGTACATCGTCCATTTATACACTTGCAGTCATTTCCTTGGAAAGAATGTTCTCCGTTGGTTGGCCTTATCGTCATAGAACTGCAAACTTTCGTATTTATATCTGTGCCATTTCCATACCGTGGATCATAGCAGCAATATTCACTGTTCTCACTGATGTATACTTAAACTTCATTATAAGAGACAGGGTAATCTACTTTCTAGTTTTGTTTCCTGTAACACCTCTATTAGTTATGTGTGTAGCGTATTTTGTAATTTGGAGGAAACAAAAATCACCAATATGTAACCATAACAATATCATTAGAGAGACCAAATTGGCAAACACATTACTTTTGATAACAGGAGCTTCTGTTTTTACCTGGCTTCCGTTCCAGATTATTAACATATTAgtaaatttgcatgtttttccatctttttctcATCTGCAACTGACAGTATTCATCATCAGGGTTTTACAATACAGCAATTCTTTCGTAAACGTAATCATTTATCCACTAAGAATtccagaatttaaaaacttcctGCTACACTTGCTTCGTTGTTGTGTAGGTCCTCATCAGATATTTAGAGCTAGGGTTTTACCATCAGCTGAGTCTGGGTCAGTTGTATCCTTAGTAAGATTTACAAGTAGGCAGTTCTTATCACCGAGCTCTGAACAGGAGAGTGcagtttga